One Candidatus Aegiribacteria sp. genomic region harbors:
- a CDS encoding T9SS type A sorting domain-containing protein, with the protein MRYKSIVTSVFLIIPFFIVSSTTAEIFEPAYTYSISGLPIDIESADFNNDDLEDFIVLNDSTFLVPYIGGLGWYEVFLSNGDCSFIRLGAVPLDTTGVDIYHWQVLTGDFNEDGNEDFLLMNMDSKLYVGDGTGGFSEFNTYQWTAHNGCVGDLNNDGHLDIVGAPFDTLHHNPYPIFVYGDTVKTLLGDGLGGFTEVWTYYRSSTSCQLAYFGETGVDSILDLCVPMGWGFSVYQGNGDGSFAYPEQYFASAAFQYYSTCGDFNEDGYTDIAVAGDAAMSEYSTFVFLNQQDGTFLQTGEEYFYAECMMKQISTADLDLDGHLDISVVGTIAGYGDGTFNGFEYLSNGPGQKFKIADFDLDSDPDYVLITYMASDNMAVVARNTTITQGCEGETAGSIMDLVLDIAPNPFSGLVSIEVSVYSDDSENLQIFDISGRLVAELESVSSEGEAVFHWNGESSSGVELPPGIYTARLSSGNIVATASLLKLE; encoded by the coding sequence ATGAGATACAAATCAATAGTTACATCAGTTTTTCTGATAATTCCGTTCTTTATTGTCTCAAGTACAACTGCTGAGATATTTGAACCGGCATACACTTATTCGATTTCCGGATTACCTATTGATATTGAATCTGCCGATTTCAACAACGATGACTTGGAGGATTTTATTGTACTCAATGATTCAACCTTCTTAGTTCCATATATCGGTGGGTTAGGCTGGTACGAGGTATTTCTTTCCAATGGGGATTGCAGTTTCATAAGACTGGGTGCTGTACCTCTGGATACCACGGGAGTTGATATCTACCACTGGCAGGTGCTGACTGGTGATTTCAATGAGGATGGTAATGAAGACTTTCTTTTAATGAATATGGATTCAAAACTTTATGTTGGTGATGGAACAGGAGGATTCTCTGAATTCAATACCTATCAATGGACAGCACACAACGGATGTGTCGGAGATCTGAACAATGATGGTCACCTTGATATAGTAGGGGCTCCATTTGATACGTTACATCACAATCCATATCCTATATTTGTTTATGGGGATACAGTAAAAACCCTACTGGGAGATGGATTAGGAGGCTTTACTGAAGTGTGGACATACTACAGATCCTCTACATCCTGTCAGTTGGCGTATTTTGGTGAAACTGGAGTTGATTCAATATTGGATCTGTGTGTACCGATGGGCTGGGGATTCAGTGTATACCAGGGCAATGGTGATGGAAGTTTCGCCTATCCAGAGCAATACTTCGCATCAGCGGCATTTCAATACTACAGCACCTGCGGAGATTTTAATGAGGATGGTTATACTGATATTGCTGTTGCAGGAGACGCTGCAATGAGCGAATACTCAACATTCGTTTTTCTGAATCAACAAGATGGAACATTTCTACAGACAGGTGAAGAATACTTTTATGCTGAATGCATGATGAAGCAAATATCGACTGCCGATCTTGATTTGGATGGGCATTTGGATATTTCGGTTGTAGGAACGATTGCAGGTTATGGAGACGGAACATTCAATGGTTTTGAATATCTTTCTAATGGACCTGGTCAGAAATTCAAGATTGCAGATTTTGATCTTGATTCAGATCCGGATTATGTATTAATTACATACATGGCTTCAGATAATATGGCAGTTGTTGCAAGGAACACAACAATCACGCAGGGTTGCGAAGGAGAAACAGCAGGCTCCATAATGGATCTAGTTCTTGATATTGCTCCAAATCCCTTCTCCGGGCTCGTCAGTATTGAGGTTTCAGTATACTCCGATGATTCGGAGAATCTTCAGATATTTGACATATCCGGCAGGTTGGTCGCAGAACTTGAGTCTGTTTCAAGCGAAGGGGAAGCTGTTTTCCATTGGAATGGAGAATCGTCTTCGGGAGTTGAACTCCCTCCAGGTATTTATACAGCAAGGCTAAGTTCGGGAAATATAGTTGCCACTGCTTCACTGCTGAAACTGGAATGA
- a CDS encoding T9SS type A sorting domain-containing protein: MTGLAAKDNYRIYVSSRNQNRTYRYTAPSITSRYSYIYYTGGSQTRDIAITTEGNIWVATDWTSIPLRLYNTSNTMIDFIDNTLIPSACGVTIDDDGYLWVSDTDNDCIYKIDLTEGIESSVEGTALELQASSNPFAGQVTITATGFDNQATISIYDIRGSLVTGDSFSGSYVFGESDDLSQGVYFVRVRNGNGSEAILELLSL; the protein is encoded by the coding sequence GTGACGGGACTTGCAGCAAAAGATAACTACCGTATTTATGTCAGTTCACGGAATCAGAATAGAACCTACAGATACACGGCTCCATCGATCACTTCCAGATATTCTTACATCTACTACACCGGTGGGAGCCAGACCAGAGATATCGCTATTACCACCGAAGGCAACATCTGGGTAGCCACCGACTGGACCAGTATTCCGTTGAGACTCTACAACACAAGCAACACTATGATCGATTTCATTGACAATACGCTGATTCCCAGCGCCTGCGGAGTAACCATTGATGACGACGGCTACCTCTGGGTAAGCGATACCGATAACGACTGCATATACAAGATAGATCTTACCGAAGGTATCGAGAGTTCTGTCGAGGGTACCGCTCTGGAACTCCAGGCTTCATCGAATCCGTTTGCCGGCCAGGTAACTATCACCGCAACCGGTTTCGACAATCAGGCGACCATAAGCATCTACGATATAAGGGGCAGCCTGGTAACCGGAGACAGCTTTTCCGGATCATATGTGTTTGGCGAATCAGACGATCTCTCGCAGGGAGTTTACTTCGTCAGGGTCAGAAATGGCAATGGATCGGAAGCAATCCTGGAATTACTGAGTCTCTGA
- the dinB gene encoding DNA polymerase IV, whose product MRVIFHIDMDTYFVSVERLSFPWLEGKPVIVGGRNLRSVVASCSYEARAVGVRSGMPMVNAMRLAPDAAIISGSHGSYVSYTRRILKILLSFSPIVDPASIDEAFMDVAGVIGDRSPLELAERIQEDILKSTGLWASIGIARNRFLAKMASKEAKPRGIAELEPNDIIGFPVGRIWGVGPATQRRFLSLGIEKIADLRKFTRQQLRALLGKHGESLYFLCRGIDDSPVVPGDLSPPPLSISNEHTFSTDVLKPQEYLPVLAMMSQKVARRARDKGLAGNAVTLKYRLSNMQRRSRVRSLAEYTDSARTIYTAARSLAHLAISSRIRLIGVCLSSLTDESGRQLEMFGGRTEKIDNTIDRIRHRYGEGAVTGGRTIAKIDVS is encoded by the coding sequence ATGCGTGTAATATTCCACATCGACATGGACACCTATTTTGTATCGGTTGAACGCCTTTCCTTTCCATGGCTTGAGGGAAAACCTGTGATTGTGGGAGGAAGAAACCTCAGGTCCGTTGTGGCTTCCTGCAGTTACGAAGCTCGCGCGGTGGGGGTAAGGTCCGGTATGCCGATGGTCAATGCCATGCGGCTCGCGCCGGATGCCGCCATAATTTCCGGAAGTCACGGAAGCTATGTTTCTTATACCAGAAGAATTCTGAAGATACTTCTCTCGTTTTCTCCCATAGTCGACCCAGCCAGCATCGATGAGGCGTTCATGGATGTAGCCGGCGTCATAGGCGACAGATCGCCCCTGGAGTTGGCTGAGCGTATACAGGAGGATATTCTAAAAAGTACCGGCCTCTGGGCCAGCATAGGCATCGCACGGAACAGATTTCTGGCCAAGATGGCTTCAAAAGAGGCAAAACCCAGGGGAATTGCGGAGCTTGAGCCGAATGATATTATCGGTTTTCCGGTAGGCAGGATATGGGGCGTAGGCCCCGCCACACAGAGGCGTTTTCTCAGCCTGGGAATAGAAAAAATAGCGGACCTGCGGAAATTCACCCGCCAGCAGCTCCGGGCCCTTCTGGGAAAACATGGCGAAAGCCTTTACTTTCTTTGCAGGGGTATCGATGATTCACCTGTTGTTCCCGGAGACCTTTCTCCACCGCCCCTTTCAATAAGCAACGAGCATACGTTCAGCACCGATGTCCTAAAGCCGCAGGAGTATCTTCCGGTGCTTGCTATGATGAGCCAGAAAGTAGCCCGCAGAGCACGCGATAAAGGGCTTGCAGGGAATGCCGTCACATTGAAGTACAGGCTCAGTAACATGCAGCGCCGCTCCAGGGTCCGCTCACTTGCAGAGTACACTGACAGCGCCAGAACAATTTACACTGCTGCCCGTTCCCTGGCCCACCTTGCGATCAGCTCCAGGATAAGGCTCATAGGAGTGTGCCTCAGTTCCCTTACAGATGAATCAGGGCGGCAACTTGAAATGTTCGGAGGCAGAACTGAAAAAATCGATAATACGATAGATCGTATCCGGCACCGCTACGGAGAGGGTGCGGTTACAGGCGGTAGAACAATTGCAAAGATCGATGTTTCATAA
- a CDS encoding DUF4325 domain-containing protein: protein MLTLIGKANRARYIPATEKRVTKERKAIKNVRKILLNNDLNEDEIFSDIRQNTGILCELAKNVSVIIEYAFCEMLNNAIEHSCSDKITMIMKRRPESIYFEIRDYGIGIYKNIKEKYDLDNEIDAIQDLTKGKLTTDPASHSGEGIFFTSKAGNTLVIQSSRMKLIFDNLINDIFVRNVKNIKGTRITFSISTDSTKKLDTVFNRYSDNHYNFSTTEVFIKLYDTKTNYLSRSQARRLLTGLEKYNTVILDFKGVSSVGQAFADEIFRVWQNKYPDITIVSKNTLENVSFMINRALNHNQHTNGS from the coding sequence GTGCTTACTCTTATTGGTAAAGCAAACAGAGCCAGATACATTCCAGCAACTGAAAAACGGGTCACGAAAGAAAGAAAAGCAATAAAGAATGTAAGAAAGATTCTCCTTAACAATGATTTGAACGAAGACGAAATATTTTCCGATATCAGGCAAAATACAGGTATCTTATGCGAACTTGCTAAAAATGTATCGGTAATAATTGAATACGCTTTCTGTGAAATGCTCAATAACGCAATTGAACATTCCTGTTCTGATAAAATTACAATGATAATGAAAAGACGGCCTGAAAGTATTTACTTTGAGATAAGAGATTATGGTATTGGTATTTATAAGAATATTAAAGAGAAATACGATCTGGATAATGAAATAGATGCCATTCAGGATCTTACCAAGGGAAAACTGACTACAGATCCCGCTTCACATAGTGGTGAGGGAATATTCTTCACTTCGAAGGCTGGAAATACACTGGTTATACAGAGTTCCCGGATGAAATTGATCTTTGATAATTTAATCAATGATATTTTTGTAAGGAATGTTAAGAACATAAAAGGCACAAGAATTACTTTTTCAATAAGCACGGATTCAACGAAGAAGCTCGATACCGTTTTCAACCGGTATAGCGATAATCACTACAATTTCAGTACAACAGAAGTTTTCATCAAATTGTACGATACCAAAACGAATTATCTCTCCCGCTCCCAAGCTCGAAGATTATTAACGGGTCTGGAAAAATACAACACTGTTATCCTTGATTTCAAGGGAGTTTCCAGTGTCGGGCAGGCATTCGCTGATGAAATATTCAGGGTCTGGCAAAACAAGTATCCAGATATAACAATAGTCAGCAAAAACACCTTAGAAAACGTTTCATTCATGATAAACAGAGCTTTAAATCATAATCAGCATACAAATGGCAGTTGA